One Perca flavescens isolate YP-PL-M2 chromosome 9, PFLA_1.0, whole genome shotgun sequence genomic window carries:
- the LOC114561091 gene encoding vitellogenin-2: MRVLVLAFTVAFAAANQVNFAPEFATGKSYVYKYEAFVMGGLPEEGLARAGVKVISKVLISAESADTFVLKLIDPEIFEYSNIWPEDAFIPATKLTSALAAQLSTPIKFEYVNGVVGKVFAPAGVSETVLNVFRGILNIFQLNIKKTQNVYELQEPGVQGVCKTHYIISEDVKADRILLTKTKDLNHCQERIIKDIGLAYTERCAECEARGKTLNGATAFSYIMKPAATGSLILEATATELIQFSPFNIMNGAAQMEAKQILTFIEIATDAVEHIRANVPYVHRGSLQYVFDTELLQIPIQLLKISNAEEQIVEILNHLVTSNVAMVHEDAPLKFIELIQLLRVARFESIEALWTRFKAEAEYRHWILNAVPAIGTIAALKFFKEKFLAGELTIAEAAQALLASVQMVTADLEVIKLAEDLAMNPKIQKNPVLREIAMLGYGTLVAKYCAENPTCPAELVRPIHELLNQAVARGEIEEVIITLKVLGNAGHPASLKPIMKLLPGFGSAAAGLPHRVHIDAVLALRNIAKKEPKMIQEMALQLFMDKALHPELRMVAAIVMFETKLPMGLVTTLANVLLKENNLQIVSFVYSYMKAMTKNTAPDFTSVAAACNVAVKILSPKFDRMSYRFSRTFYLDTYHNPLMMGAAASAFYVNNAATLFPRAIVAKARTYFAGAYADVLEIGVRTEGMQEALLKIQKSPENADRMTKMKQVIKALSEWRAHPSSQPLASVYVKFFGQEIAFANIDKAIIDQIIELASGPAIHTYGRNALNAVMSGFAFHFTKPLLVAEVRRIFPTTIGLPMELSFYTAAVAAASVELQATVTPPLPADFHVAQLLKSDINIRAAITSSVSMHTYAVMGVNTAFVQATLMSKARVHTIVPAKMEARINMIKGNFQLQFLPVQGIDKIATVFVDTIAVARNVEDLAAAKITPVVPAEVAAKTSRETFSSKISRIASSLAGDMSVSSEILPVDLPSRIVPKAFEKRMCTVIKTFGIKACTEIESRNAAFIKNCPLYTIIGKHAVIVEVAPDAGPVIEKIEIEVQVGDKAAEKILKVINQSEEEEIIEDKNVLMKLKKILVPGLKNSSSSSSSSASSKSSSSSSSSSSSSSSSSSSSRSSSSSSSSSSSSSSSRSSSSSSSRSKSKVVGKASKRLSSSSSARSSSASSSQSSLVSSSSSSSSSSSSSRSRSLSKQQLYEMKFMKNHIHQHALSTARANSKSSAYSFETIYNKAKYLSNALDPVVTILIRAVRADHKVQGYQITAYFDRATARLQIIFANLDENDNWRICADGVMLSNHKLMAKIAWGIECKQYKTEITAETGLVGKDPAVGVKVAWDKLPKRMMRYAKRIFQYISCNAMEYGISLVKAKNVRNQIRLCVVAASETSLNVVLKTPKRTLYKFGVALPIALPIGDTAAELESYQSNWADKISYMLTKAHAAECSMVKDTVITFNNRKYKNEMPHSCSQVLAQDCTPELKFIVLLKRDQPEEQNQINVKIGNIDVDLQPKGSVIIVKVNGVEIPISNLPYQHPTGKIQIRQRGEGIALHAPSHGLQEVYIDLNELKVKIVDWMRGQTCGLCGKADGEIRQEYRTPNERLTKNAVSYAHSWVLSGKSCRDASECYMKLQSVKLEKQVILHGQESKCYSVEPVLRCLAGCMPVRTTTATVGYHCLPTNSNLNVYEGLSSIYEKSIDLIETAEAHLACRCAAQCA; encoded by the exons ATGAGGGTGCTTGTGCTCGCCTTCACTGTGGCCTTTGCTG CGGCTAACCAGGTCAACTTTG CTCCAGAGTTTGCCACTGGAAAGTCCTACGTCTACAAATATGAGGCCTTTGTTATGGGCGGCCTTcctgaggagggtctggcacgCGCTGGAGTTAAAGTCATCAGCAAAGTTTTAATCAGTGCTGAAAGTGCTGACACCTTCGTGCTGAAg CTTATAGACCCGGAAATCTTTGAGTACAGTAACATCTGGCCCGAAGATGCTTTCATCCCAGCCACCAAGCTCACCTCAGCCCTGGCTGCTCAGCTCTCGACACCCATCAAGTTTGAGTATGTGAACGGTGTTGTCGGCAAAGTGTTTGCACCCGCTGGCGTCTCTGAAACTGTGCTGAATGTCTTCAGAGGAATCCTCAACATCTTCCAGCTGAATATCAAGAAGACTCAGAACGTCTATGAGCTGCAAGAG CCTGGAGTACAAGGTGTGTGCAAAACCCACTACATCATCAGTGAGGACGTAAAGGCTGACCGCATCCTGTTGACCAAGACTAAGGACCTGAACCATTGCCAGGAGAGAATCATTAAGGACATCGGCTTGGCTTACACAGAGAGATGTGCTGAGTGTGAGGCT AGAGGAAAGACCCTGAACGGAGCTACTGCTTTTAGCTACATCATGAAGCCAGCAGCCACAGGTTCTTTGATCTTGGAGGCAACTGCTACAGAGCTCATCCAGTTCTCACCTTTCAACATCATGAATGGCGCTGCCCAGATGGAGGCTAA GCAAATCCTGACCTTCATTGAGATTGCGACGGACGCAGTGGAGCACATCAGAGCTAATGTTCCATATGTTCACCGTGGATCCCTGCAGTACGTGTTTGACACCGAGCTTCTCCAGATACCCATCCAGCTTCTGAAGATCAGCAATGCCGAGGAACAG ATTGTTGAGATTCTAAACCACCTGGTGACTTCCAATGTGGCCATGGTCCACGAAGATGCCCCTCTGAAATTCATTGAGCTCATCCAGCTGCTACGTGTGGCCAGATTTGAGAGTATTGAGGCCCTCTGGACTCGGTTCAAAGCTGAAGCCGAATACAG GCACTGGATCCTAAATGCTGTCCCTGCCATTGGTACTATTGCTGCTTTGAAGTTCTTCAAGGAGAAGTTCCTCGCTGGGGAGTTGACTATTGCCGAAGCTGCTCAAGCACTTCTGGCATCTGTCCAAATGGTGACAGCCGACCTGGAGGTTATCAAGCTTGCAGAG GACCTGGCCATGAACCCCAAGATACAAAAAAACCCAGTTCTGCGTGAGATTGCCATGCTGGGCTACGGCACCCTGGTTGCTAAATACTGTGCAGAGAACCCAACTTGCCCAGCTGAACTAGTGAGG CCCATCCATGAACTTCTTAACCAGGCTGTTGCCAGAGGTGAAATTGAGGAGGTCATTATCACTCTCAAAGTCCTGGGTAATGCTGGACATCCTGCCAGCCTGAAGCCAATCATGAAGCTCCTGCCTGGCTTTGGAAGTGCTGCTGCTGGCCTGCCACACAGAGTTCACATTGATGCTGTTTTGGCCCTGAGGAACATTGCTAAGAAGGAGCCCAAGATG ATCCAGGAAATGGCTCTTCAGCTGTTCATGGACAAGGCTCTCCACCCAGAGCTACGAATGGTTGCTGCTATCGTAATGTTTGAGACCAAGCTGCCAATGGGTCTGGTGACTACTCTCGCCAATGTCCTCTTgaaagaaaataatctgcagatcgTTAGCTTTGTCTACTCCTACATGAAAGCCATGACCAAGAACACCGCTCCTGATTTTACCTCTGT TGCTGCTGCCTGTAACGTTGCTGTGAAGATCCTTAGCCCCAAATTTGACAGAATGAGCTATCGCTTCAGCAGAACTTTCTATTTAGATACCTACCACA ACCCCTTGATGATGGGTGCTGCTGCTAGCGCCTTCTATGTTAACAATGCTGCAACTCTTTTTCCAAGAGCCATTGTGGCCAAAGCTCGCACCTACTTTGCAGGAGCTTATGCTGATGTCCTTGAG ATTGGAGTAAGAACTGAGGGAATGCAGGAGGCCCTTCTGAAAATACAAAAGTCTCCAGAGAATGCTGACAGGATGACGAAGATGAAACAAGTTATAAAGGCT CTTTCTGAGTGGAGGGCTCATCCTTCCAGCCAGCCCCTGGCCTCTGTGTATGTGAAATTCTTTGGACAGGAAATCGCATTTGCCAACATTGACAAAGCCATTATTGATCAGATTATTGAG cttgccAGTGGACCAGCAATCCACACTTATGGCAGGAATGCTTTGAATGCTGTGATGTCTGGGTTCGCATTTCATTTCACAAAACCACTGCTGGTTGCTGAGGTTCGTCGCATCTTTCCCACCACCATTGGTCTGCCCATGGAGCTCAGTTTCTATACTGCTGCTGTGGCTGCTGCCTCTGTTGAAC TCCAAGCCACTGTGACACCACCTCTGCCTGCGGACTTCCATGTTGCCCAGCTTCTGAAGTCTGACATCAACATCAGGGCTGCCATTACTTCAAG TGTGTCCATGCATACCTACGCAGTTATGGGAGTGAATACTGCTTTCGTCCAGGCTACCCTGATGTCAAAAGCCAGAGTTCACACAATTGTTCCTGCAAAGATGGAAGCAAGAATTAACATGATTAAGGGGAACTTCCAGCTGCAGTTCCTGCCTGTTCAGGGCATCGATAAGATTGCAACTGTATT TGTTGATACTATTGCTGTTGCAAGAAATGTGGAAGATCTTGCAGCTGCCAAAATCACACCAGTGGTTCCAGCTGAAGTTGCAGCAAAGACATCAAGGGAAACCTTTTCTTCAAAGATTTCAAGGATAGCATCCTCTCTGGCTGGTGATATG TCAGTGTCATCTGAAATCCTTCCTGTTGACCTGCCAAGTAGAATTGTCCCCAAGGCCTTTGAAAAGAGAATGTGTACTGTAATCAAAACCTTTGGAATCAAGGCCTGCACTGAGATTGAATCTCGCAACGCAGCCTTCATCAAAAACTGCCCACTCTACACCATAATTGGAAAACATGCGGTCATTGTTGAGGTTGCTCCAG ATGCCGGACCAGTCATCGAGAAGATTGAAATTGAGGTTCAGGTTGGAGATAAGGCAGCAGAAAAGATCCTCAAAGTGATTAACCAGAGTGAGGAAGAGGAAATAATTGAGGACAAAAACGTCCTGATGAAACTCAAGAAAATCCTGGTTCCTGGTCTGAAGAACTCCAGCTCAAGCAGCTCCTCCTCCGCATCATCCAagtcctcctccagctcctcctccagctcctcctccagctcctcctccagctcctcctccagatcctcctccagctcctcctccagctcctcctccagctcctcctccagatcctcctccagctcctcctctcGCTCCAAGAGCAAGGTAGTCGGCAAGGCATCAAAGAGACTGAGCAGCTCCTCCAGCGCACGCTCCAGCAGTGCTTCAAGCAGCCAGTCTTCTCTCGTGTCcagcagctccagctccagctccagctccagctcctCCAGGTCCAGATCATTGTCCAAG CAACAACTGTATGAAATGAAGTTTATGAAGAACCACATCCACCAG CATGCCCTCTCCACAGCCCGTGCCAACAGCAAGAGCAGTGCCTACAGCTTCGAGACCATCTACAATAAG GCCAAGTACCTCTCTAATGCTCTCGATCCTGTTGTGACTATTCTCATCCGTGCCGTGAGAGCTGACCACAAGGTTCAGGGATACCAGATTACAGCTTACTTTGACAGAGCTACTGCCAGACTTCAGATCATTTTTGCCAACCTGGATGAGAATGACAACTGGAGAATCTGTGCCGATGGTGTGATGCTGAGCAACCACAAGCTGATG GCCAAGATTGCCTGGGGCATTGAGTGCAAACAATACAAGACTGAGATCACGGCTGAGACTGGTCTTGTGGGTAAAGACCCTGCAGTCGGTGTTAAGGTTGCCTGGGACAAACTTCCAAAGAGAATGATGCGCTATGCAAAAAG GATCTTTCAGTACATTTCCTGCAACGCTATGGAATATGGAATAAGCCTGGTAAAGGCCAAAAATGTTCgtaatcagatcagactgtgtgTGGTTGCTGCTTCTGAGACAAGCCTGAATGTTGTGCTGAAGACACCAAAG aggacattatacaaATTTGGTGTGGCTCTCCCTATTGCTCTGCCAATTGGTGACACTGCTGCTGAGCTAGAATCCTACCAAAGCAATTGGGCTGACAAGATCTCCTACATGCTCACCAAGGCTCATGCAG CTGAGTGTTCCATGGTCAAAGACACAGTGATCACATTCAACAACAGGAAATACAAGAACGAGATGCCCCACTCTTGCTCCCAGGTGTTGGCTCAGGATTGTACCCCGGAACTTAAATTCATTGTTCTGCTGAAGAGGGATCAACCAGAGGAACAGAACCAGATCAATGTGAAGATCGGAAACAT TGATGTGGACCTGCAGCCGAAGGGCAGTGTTATCATAGTGAAGGTTAACGGAGTAGAAATCCCTATCAGCAACCTGCCATATCAGCATCCCacag GCAAAATTCAGATCAGACAGAGAGGTGAGGGCATTGCGCTCCATGCTCCCAGTCATGGTCTCCAGGAGGTCTACATTGATCTGAACGAGCTGAAG GTCAAAATTGTGGACTGGATGAGAGGACAGACATGTGGACTCTGTGGAAAGGCTGATGGCGAAATCAGACAGGAGTACCGCACACCCAACGAACGCCTGACCAAGAACGCAGTCAGCTACGCTCATTCCTGGGTTCTGTCTGGAAAGAGCTGCCGGGATGCCTCTG AGTGTTACATGAAGCTTCAATCTGTGAAGCTGGAGAAGCAGGTGATCCTCCATGGCCAAGAGTCCAAATGCTACTCTGTTGAGCCTGTGCTGCGCTGCCTGGCCGGCTGCATGCCTGTGAGGACAACGACTGCCACTGTTGGCTACCACTGCCTGCCCACTA ATTCTAACCTGAACGTCTATGAGGGTCTGAGCAGCATCTACGAGAAGAGCATTGACCTGATCGAAACAGCAGAAGCCCACCTGGCCTGTCGCTGCGCTGCTCAGTGCGCTTAA